In Drosophila teissieri strain GT53w chromosome 2R, Prin_Dtei_1.1, whole genome shotgun sequence, the following proteins share a genomic window:
- the LOC122612676 gene encoding RING finger protein nhl-1 isoform X1 yields MEQFEQLLTCCVCLDRYRIPKLLPCQHSFCMEPCMEGLVDYVRRQVKCPECRAEHRIPYNGVQAFPTNVTLQRFLELHIEITGELPDPTSGQIMERCGVCSEKAYLSHCAHCEKKICEDCKSAHMDILRREITRFNSQIRRSLHRLQDSLAIIEKNTMSLQTNAISVTEEIDEIYQRITKAIKDRSDQLKGEIDRYLAVELRNLTTLKENLDLEITNITSNCDTVDKYMNETVEWDDCELMDTKEIFLKTVEFLRHFEYENNDYSRRVRFLVSIDPNQLVMNLATFGDLNIAPHSTPSGGSVSSSHLAPPSALQPGLMRSKSDHRLATQFRQQEERSGYNDEPVLGGRKFGERPQRSATQANNDRYGRSGGDYDYENDYDNDGSSGRAGKSSRFRSRFVRSHQNDDSDSEQQQQQRQQELKERKDRVLDSEDVSRGQLSGIIRLSDCSRVVQRLADIGKEKKEKKSDAAAAAQAAVQAAIQAQKAAMQRQQQKNQQTAAAADEEELARQKRKNAGSSSTGGAATSTSSGGGDTASDQRVAALKNRGGEESDGSSNQAASPVRNSAASTTRAEWRTDVSKPPVSAQVAAVKKTQRSGSSDSSASTESSASSAAAAAVAATSSSTSATAAAPAASSSNSTSQNAKAPSSSRYSTARDTTAVPEKKPFVSRFLPQHSTANATNGSADKKKAESSSSSEEETSSESESESEPETKAKSSAASSSTNTKSTPSSAASSTTAASSSTTGGGSYRDRLEARRASRDDSSSTAAGRSSYATPSSSGYGSGSGTTGGRTRAVPAPHHTSESEDRYGSGTGSSYTSRFLNKSKSSAIVTQPSLSTPTASFDEDATGTGDDSDSRYGTGRSRYLAMKERRTRLARSRSSHQFGNDDEDLDEPVSPTTVSPSAYLASRYSGYGSSDLSRSRSSHALKSRDNSPITDRGAGSSRSGGLGGSSATDSKDGEALSSWARYLKNKYGNKSSKDSAGGSGSARDTHAGSSTSSAAAASSSHAHGYGGTSGTSGSSGRSTASDVSRRLSLGLPLRQANELASSDDDGSKNGLGSPTSPTVAAAVAAAGITGAAGTIPKQVYLRKRQQLFQLGGRGSEPGSFTWPRGLAVGPDNSIVVADSSNHRVQVFDSNGIFVKEFGEYGNGEGEFDCLAGVAVNRIGQYIIADRYNHRIQVLDPQGRFLRAFGSQGTADGKFNYPWGVTTDALGFIYVCDKENHRVQVFQSDGSFVGKFGSCGRGEGQLEHPHYIAVSNTNRVIVSDSNNHRIQIFDVNGKVLSTVGGEGSDDGQFKFPRGVAVDDQGYIFVADSGNNRIQIFNPDGSFLKTFGSWGSGDSEFKGLEGVAIMSNGNILVCDRENHRVQVF; encoded by the exons ATGGAGCAATTCGAGCAGCTGCTGACGTGCTGCGTCTGCCTGGACAGGTACCGGATCCCCAAGCTGCTGCCATGCCAGCACTCCTTCTGCATGGAGCCCTGCATGGAGGGACTGGTGGACTACGTGCGACGCCAG GTGAAATGCCCGGAGTGTCGTGCCGAACACCGGATACCCTACAATGGCGTCCAGGCCTTCCCAACGAATGTCACCCTGCAACGCTTCCTCGAGCTGCACATCGAAATCACCGGAGAGCTGCCCGATCCCACTTCAg GTCAAATTATGGAGCGTTGCGGCGTTTGCTCGGAAAAGGCCTATCTGTCCCACTGtgcacactgcgagaaaaagaTCTGCGAGGACTGCAAGAGCGCCCACATGGACATTCTGCGACGTGAGATCACGCGATTCAACTCACAG ATCCGTCGCAGTTTGCACCGCCTTCAGGACTCGCTGGCGATCATCGAGAAGAACACCATGAGCCTGCAGACGAACGCCATCAGTGTGACGGAGGAGATCGATGAGATCTACCAGCGGATCACCAAGGCGATCAAGGATCGTTCCGACCAGCTGAAGGGCGAGATCGATCGCTACTTGGCCGTGGAGCTGCGCAATCTGACCACCTTAAAGGAGAATCTCGATCTGGAAATCACGAACATCACCAGCAACTGCGACACGGTGGACAAGTACATGAACGAGACCGTGGAGTGGGACGACTGCGAGCTGATGGACACCAAGGAGATCTTCCTGAAGACGGTCGAGTTCCTGCGTCACTTCGAGTACGAGAATAACGACTACAGTCGGCGAGTGCGGTTCCTGGTCTCCATAGATCCCAACCAGCTGGTTATGAACCTGGCCACCTTCGGTGACCTGAACATAGCGCCTCACTCGACGCCAAGTGGCGGTTCGGTTAGCAGTTCCCACCTGGCACCGCCCAGTGCTCTGCAGCCGGGCTTGATGCGCTCGAAGAGCGACCACCGCCTGGCCACCCAGTTCCGCCAGCAGGAGGAGCGCAGTGGCTACAACGATGAGCCCGTTCTGGGCGGTCGCAAGTTCGGCGAACGCCCGCAGCGCAGCGCCACCCAGGCGAACAACGACCGCTATGGACGCAGTGGTGGCGACTACGACTATGAGAACGACTACGACAACGATGGTTCGTCGGGCAGGGCGGGCAAGTCGTCCCGCTTCCGCTCGCGATTCGTGAGATCCCACCAGAACGACGACTCCGACagtgagcagcagcagcagcagcggcagcaggagcTCAAGGAGCGCAAGGATCGCGTCCTGGACAGCGAGGATGTGTCCCGCGGCCAGTTGAGCGGCATCATCCGTTTGAGCGACTGTTCGCGCGTTGTCCAGCGTCTGGCCGATATCGgcaaggagaagaaggagaagaaatccgatgccgctgccgcagctCAAGCGGCCGTTCAAGCCGCCATTCAGGCCCAAAAGGCGGCCatgcaacggcagcagcagaagaatcAGCagaccgccgccgccgccgacgaggaggagctggcgcGCCAGAAGCGCAAGAATGCCGGCTCATCATCGACAGGTGGAGCAGCTACATCGACGTCCAGTGGCGGTGGCGACACCGCCAGCGATCAGCGGGTGGCAGCTCTGAAGAATCGTGGAGGCGAGGAGAGTGATGGCAGCTCCAACCAGGCGGCGTCTCCAGTGCGTAATAGTGCGGCATCCACGACGCGAGCCGAG TGGAGAACCGATGTG TCGAAGCCGCCCGTTTCCGCCCAGGTGGCAGCGGTCAAGAAGACCCAAAGATCCGGCAGCAGTGACAGCAGTGCCTCCACCGAGAGCTCGGCAAGttcggcggcagcagcggctgtggcagccacatcctcatccacatccgcaaCTGCGGCAGCACCTGCCGCATCCAGCAGCAATTCGACGAGCCAAAATGCCAAGGCGCCCAGTTCGTCCAGGTATTCCACAGCCAGAGATACCACGGCAGTGCCGGAGAAGAAGCCCTTTGTGAGCCGCTTCCTGCCACAGCATAGCACCGCCAATGCCACCAATGGCTCGGCGGACAAGAAGAAGGCGGAGTCCAGTTCCAGCAGCGAGGAGGAGACCAGCTCGgagtccgaatccgaatcggaacCGGAGACCAAGGCGAAAAGCAGcgcggccagcagcagcaccaataCCAAGTCCACGCCCAGCAGCGCCGCCAGCTCCACCACGGCAGCCAGTAGCTCCACCACTGGTGGTGGTTCCTACCGGGATCGCCTGGAGGCGCGGCGCGCATCCCGCGATGATAGCTCATCGACGGCAGCGGGGCGCAGTAGCTATGCCACGCCCTCGAGCAGCGGCTATGGGAGTGGCAGCGGCACCACCGGCGGACGCACACGAGCGGTACCAGCGCCACATCACACGAGTGAGAGCGAGGATCGCTATGGAAGCGGCACCGGAAGCAG CTACACAAGCCGCTTTCTAAACAAGAGCAAGAGCAGCGCCATTGTAACGCAACCCTCGCTAtccacgcccaccgcctccTTTGATGAGGACGCCACCGGAACCGGCGACGACTCGGACAGTCGCTATGGAACGGGCCGCTCCAGGTACTTGGCCATGAAGGAGCGACGCACCCGACTGGCGCGCAGCCGCTCGTCCCATCAGTTTGGCAACGATGACGAGGATCTGGATGAGCCGGTGTCCCCCACCACGGTCTCGCCGTCCGCTTACCTGGCCTCAAG GTACAGCGGCTATGGCAGCAGCGACCTGTCCCGCAGCCGCTCCTCGCACGCGCTGAAGTCGCGCGACAACTCGCCGATCACCGATCGCGGAGCGGGATCGTCGCGGTCCGGCGGACTGGGCGGCAGCTCGGCGACGGACAGCAAGGACGGCGAGGCGCTGAGCTCGTGGGCGCGGTACCTGAAGAACAAGTACGGCAACAAGAGCAGCAAGGACTCGGCCGGCGGTAGCGGCAGCGCACGCGATACGCACGCGGGCAGCTCGACGTcatcggcggcggcggcgtcgtCCTCGCATGCGCACGGCTACGGCGGTACGAGCGGTacgagcggcagcagcggaCGGAGCACCGCCAGCGATGTGTCGCGGCGTCTCAGTCTGGGATTGCCCCTGCGTCAGGCCAACGAGTTGGCCTCCTCCGACGATGACGGGTCAAAAAACGGGCTAGGCTCCCCTACGTCCCCTAcggtagcagcagcagtggcagcagccgGTATAACCGGAGCGGCAGGTACTATCCCTAAACAGGTGTACCTGCGCAAGCGCCAGCAGCTGTTCCAGCTGGGGGGCCGGGGGAGCGAGCCCGGATCCTTCACATGGCCACGCGGCCTGGCCGTCGGCCCCGACAATAGCATCGTGGTCGCCGACTCCAGCAATCACCGCGTCCAGGTCTTCGACTCCAATGGCATCTTTGTCAAGGAGTTTGGCGAGTACGGCAACGGCGAGGGCGAGTTCGATTGCCTCGCCGGCGTGGCCGTCAACCGCATCGGCCAGTACATCATAGCCGACAG ATACAATCATCGCATACAAGTGCTCGATCCGCAAGGACGATTCCTGCGCGCCTTCGGTTCGCAGGGCACCGCAGatggcaaattcaattatccTTGGGGCGTAACAACCGATGCACTCGGCTTCATTTACGTGTGCGATAAGGAGAACCACAGAGTGCAG GTTTTCCAATCCGATGGTTCCTTCGTTGGCAAATTCGGTTCCTGCGGCCGTGGCGAGGGACAACTTGAGCATCCGCATTATATAGCCGTATCGAACACGAATCGTGTGATTGTTTCCGATTCGAATAACCACAGGATTCAG ATTTTCGACGTAAACGGCAAGGTCCTGTCCACGGTGGGCGGCGAAGGATCCGACGATGGCCAGTTCAAGTTCCCACG CGGTGTGGCCGTGGACGATCAGGGCTACATATTCGTGGCCGATTCGGGCAATAACCGCATTCAGATCTTTAATCCGGATGGCAGTTTCCTGAAGACCTTCGGTTCCTGGGGCTCCGGCGACTCGGAGTTCAAAGGACTCGAGGGCGTGGCCATCATGTCCAACGGCAACATCTTGGTCTGCGATCGCGAGAATCACCGCGTCCAAGTCTTCTGA
- the LOC122612676 gene encoding E3 ubiquitin-protein ligase Arkadia isoform X6: protein MEQFEQLLTCCVCLDRYRIPKLLPCQHSFCMEPCMEGLVDYVRRQVKCPECRAEHRIPYNGVQAFPTNVTLQRFLELHIEITGELPDPTSGQIMERCGVCSEKAYLSHCAHCEKKICEDCKSAHMDILRREITRFNSQIRRSLHRLQDSLAIIEKNTMSLQTNAISVTEEIDEIYQRITKAIKDRSDQLKGEIDRYLAVELRNLTTLKENLDLEITNITSNCDTVDKYMNETVEWDDCELMDTKEIFLKTVEFLRHFEYENNDYSRRVRFLVSIDPNQLVMNLATFGDLNIAPHSTPSGGSVSSSHLAPPSALQPGLMRSKSDHRLATQFRQQEERSGYNDEPVLGGRKFGERPQRSATQANNDRYGRSGGDYDYENDYDNDGSSGRAGKSSRFRSRFVRSHQNDDSDSEQQQQQRQQELKERKDRVLDSEDVSRGQLSGIIRLSDCSRVVQRLADIGKEKKEKKSDAAAAAQAAVQAAIQAQKAAMQRQQQKNQQTAAAADEEELARQKRKNAGSSSTGGAATSTSSGGGDTASDQRVAALKNRGGEESDGSSNQAASPVRNSAASTTRAEWRTDVSKPPVSAQVAAVKKTQRSGSSDSSASTESSASSAAAAAVAATSSSTSATAAAPAASSSNSTSQNAKAPSSSRYSTARDTTAVPEKKPFVSRFLPQHSTANATNGSADKKKAESSSSSEEETSSESESESEPETKAKSSAASSSTNTKSTPSSAASSTTAASSSTTGGGSYRDRLEARRASRDDSSSTAAGRSSYATPSSSGYGSGSGTTGGRTRAVPAPHHTSESEDRYGSGTGSSALPFSIPYISRPSRARYRKRLADV, encoded by the exons ATGGAGCAATTCGAGCAGCTGCTGACGTGCTGCGTCTGCCTGGACAGGTACCGGATCCCCAAGCTGCTGCCATGCCAGCACTCCTTCTGCATGGAGCCCTGCATGGAGGGACTGGTGGACTACGTGCGACGCCAG GTGAAATGCCCGGAGTGTCGTGCCGAACACCGGATACCCTACAATGGCGTCCAGGCCTTCCCAACGAATGTCACCCTGCAACGCTTCCTCGAGCTGCACATCGAAATCACCGGAGAGCTGCCCGATCCCACTTCAg GTCAAATTATGGAGCGTTGCGGCGTTTGCTCGGAAAAGGCCTATCTGTCCCACTGtgcacactgcgagaaaaagaTCTGCGAGGACTGCAAGAGCGCCCACATGGACATTCTGCGACGTGAGATCACGCGATTCAACTCACAG ATCCGTCGCAGTTTGCACCGCCTTCAGGACTCGCTGGCGATCATCGAGAAGAACACCATGAGCCTGCAGACGAACGCCATCAGTGTGACGGAGGAGATCGATGAGATCTACCAGCGGATCACCAAGGCGATCAAGGATCGTTCCGACCAGCTGAAGGGCGAGATCGATCGCTACTTGGCCGTGGAGCTGCGCAATCTGACCACCTTAAAGGAGAATCTCGATCTGGAAATCACGAACATCACCAGCAACTGCGACACGGTGGACAAGTACATGAACGAGACCGTGGAGTGGGACGACTGCGAGCTGATGGACACCAAGGAGATCTTCCTGAAGACGGTCGAGTTCCTGCGTCACTTCGAGTACGAGAATAACGACTACAGTCGGCGAGTGCGGTTCCTGGTCTCCATAGATCCCAACCAGCTGGTTATGAACCTGGCCACCTTCGGTGACCTGAACATAGCGCCTCACTCGACGCCAAGTGGCGGTTCGGTTAGCAGTTCCCACCTGGCACCGCCCAGTGCTCTGCAGCCGGGCTTGATGCGCTCGAAGAGCGACCACCGCCTGGCCACCCAGTTCCGCCAGCAGGAGGAGCGCAGTGGCTACAACGATGAGCCCGTTCTGGGCGGTCGCAAGTTCGGCGAACGCCCGCAGCGCAGCGCCACCCAGGCGAACAACGACCGCTATGGACGCAGTGGTGGCGACTACGACTATGAGAACGACTACGACAACGATGGTTCGTCGGGCAGGGCGGGCAAGTCGTCCCGCTTCCGCTCGCGATTCGTGAGATCCCACCAGAACGACGACTCCGACagtgagcagcagcagcagcagcggcagcaggagcTCAAGGAGCGCAAGGATCGCGTCCTGGACAGCGAGGATGTGTCCCGCGGCCAGTTGAGCGGCATCATCCGTTTGAGCGACTGTTCGCGCGTTGTCCAGCGTCTGGCCGATATCGgcaaggagaagaaggagaagaaatccgatgccgctgccgcagctCAAGCGGCCGTTCAAGCCGCCATTCAGGCCCAAAAGGCGGCCatgcaacggcagcagcagaagaatcAGCagaccgccgccgccgccgacgaggaggagctggcgcGCCAGAAGCGCAAGAATGCCGGCTCATCATCGACAGGTGGAGCAGCTACATCGACGTCCAGTGGCGGTGGCGACACCGCCAGCGATCAGCGGGTGGCAGCTCTGAAGAATCGTGGAGGCGAGGAGAGTGATGGCAGCTCCAACCAGGCGGCGTCTCCAGTGCGTAATAGTGCGGCATCCACGACGCGAGCCGAG TGGAGAACCGATGTG TCGAAGCCGCCCGTTTCCGCCCAGGTGGCAGCGGTCAAGAAGACCCAAAGATCCGGCAGCAGTGACAGCAGTGCCTCCACCGAGAGCTCGGCAAGttcggcggcagcagcggctgtggcagccacatcctcatccacatccgcaaCTGCGGCAGCACCTGCCGCATCCAGCAGCAATTCGACGAGCCAAAATGCCAAGGCGCCCAGTTCGTCCAGGTATTCCACAGCCAGAGATACCACGGCAGTGCCGGAGAAGAAGCCCTTTGTGAGCCGCTTCCTGCCACAGCATAGCACCGCCAATGCCACCAATGGCTCGGCGGACAAGAAGAAGGCGGAGTCCAGTTCCAGCAGCGAGGAGGAGACCAGCTCGgagtccgaatccgaatcggaacCGGAGACCAAGGCGAAAAGCAGcgcggccagcagcagcaccaataCCAAGTCCACGCCCAGCAGCGCCGCCAGCTCCACCACGGCAGCCAGTAGCTCCACCACTGGTGGTGGTTCCTACCGGGATCGCCTGGAGGCGCGGCGCGCATCCCGCGATGATAGCTCATCGACGGCAGCGGGGCGCAGTAGCTATGCCACGCCCTCGAGCAGCGGCTATGGGAGTGGCAGCGGCACCACCGGCGGACGCACACGAGCGGTACCAGCGCCACATCACACGAGTGAGAGCGAGGATCGCTATGGAAGCGGCACCGGAAGCAG TGCACTGCCCTTTAGCATACCGTACATAAGCAGACCCAGCCGGGCTCGCTACCGAAAGCGACTTGCCGATGTCTAG
- the LOC122612676 gene encoding hornerin isoform X8: MEQFEQLLTCCVCLDRYRIPKLLPCQHSFCMEPCMEGLVDYVRRQVKCPECRAEHRIPYNGVQAFPTNVTLQRFLELHIEITGELPDPTSGQIMERCGVCSEKAYLSHCAHCEKKICEDCKSAHMDILRREITRFNSQIRRSLHRLQDSLAIIEKNTMSLQTNAISVTEEIDEIYQRITKAIKDRSDQLKGEIDRYLAVELRNLTTLKENLDLEITNITSNCDTVDKYMNETVEWDDCELMDTKEIFLKTVEFLRHFEYENNDYSRRVRFLVSIDPNQLVMNLATFGDLNIAPHSTPSGGSVSSSHLAPPSALQPGLMRSKSDHRLATQFRQQEERSGYNDEPVLGGRKFGERPQRSATQANNDRYGRSGGDYDYENDYDNDGSSGRAGKSSRFRSRFVRSHQNDDSDSEQQQQQRQQELKERKDRVLDSEDVSRGQLSGIIRLSDCSRVVQRLADIGKEKKEKKSDAAAAAQAAVQAAIQAQKAAMQRQQQKNQQTAAAADEEELARQKRKNAGSSSTGGAATSTSSGGGDTASDQRVAALKNRGGEESDGSSNQAASPVRNSAASTTRAEWRTDVSKPPVSAQVAAVKKTQRSGSSDSSASTESSASSAAAAAVAATSSSTSATAAAPAASSSNSTSQNAKAPSSSRYSTARDTTAVPEKKPFVSRFLPQHSTANATNGSADKKKAESSSSSEEETSSESESESEPETKAKSSAASSSTNTKSTPSSAASSTTAASSSTTGGGSYRDRLEARRASRDDSSSTAAGRSSYATPSSSGYGSGSGTTGGRTRAVPAPHHTSESEDRYGSGTGSRI, translated from the exons ATGGAGCAATTCGAGCAGCTGCTGACGTGCTGCGTCTGCCTGGACAGGTACCGGATCCCCAAGCTGCTGCCATGCCAGCACTCCTTCTGCATGGAGCCCTGCATGGAGGGACTGGTGGACTACGTGCGACGCCAG GTGAAATGCCCGGAGTGTCGTGCCGAACACCGGATACCCTACAATGGCGTCCAGGCCTTCCCAACGAATGTCACCCTGCAACGCTTCCTCGAGCTGCACATCGAAATCACCGGAGAGCTGCCCGATCCCACTTCAg GTCAAATTATGGAGCGTTGCGGCGTTTGCTCGGAAAAGGCCTATCTGTCCCACTGtgcacactgcgagaaaaagaTCTGCGAGGACTGCAAGAGCGCCCACATGGACATTCTGCGACGTGAGATCACGCGATTCAACTCACAG ATCCGTCGCAGTTTGCACCGCCTTCAGGACTCGCTGGCGATCATCGAGAAGAACACCATGAGCCTGCAGACGAACGCCATCAGTGTGACGGAGGAGATCGATGAGATCTACCAGCGGATCACCAAGGCGATCAAGGATCGTTCCGACCAGCTGAAGGGCGAGATCGATCGCTACTTGGCCGTGGAGCTGCGCAATCTGACCACCTTAAAGGAGAATCTCGATCTGGAAATCACGAACATCACCAGCAACTGCGACACGGTGGACAAGTACATGAACGAGACCGTGGAGTGGGACGACTGCGAGCTGATGGACACCAAGGAGATCTTCCTGAAGACGGTCGAGTTCCTGCGTCACTTCGAGTACGAGAATAACGACTACAGTCGGCGAGTGCGGTTCCTGGTCTCCATAGATCCCAACCAGCTGGTTATGAACCTGGCCACCTTCGGTGACCTGAACATAGCGCCTCACTCGACGCCAAGTGGCGGTTCGGTTAGCAGTTCCCACCTGGCACCGCCCAGTGCTCTGCAGCCGGGCTTGATGCGCTCGAAGAGCGACCACCGCCTGGCCACCCAGTTCCGCCAGCAGGAGGAGCGCAGTGGCTACAACGATGAGCCCGTTCTGGGCGGTCGCAAGTTCGGCGAACGCCCGCAGCGCAGCGCCACCCAGGCGAACAACGACCGCTATGGACGCAGTGGTGGCGACTACGACTATGAGAACGACTACGACAACGATGGTTCGTCGGGCAGGGCGGGCAAGTCGTCCCGCTTCCGCTCGCGATTCGTGAGATCCCACCAGAACGACGACTCCGACagtgagcagcagcagcagcagcggcagcaggagcTCAAGGAGCGCAAGGATCGCGTCCTGGACAGCGAGGATGTGTCCCGCGGCCAGTTGAGCGGCATCATCCGTTTGAGCGACTGTTCGCGCGTTGTCCAGCGTCTGGCCGATATCGgcaaggagaagaaggagaagaaatccgatgccgctgccgcagctCAAGCGGCCGTTCAAGCCGCCATTCAGGCCCAAAAGGCGGCCatgcaacggcagcagcagaagaatcAGCagaccgccgccgccgccgacgaggaggagctggcgcGCCAGAAGCGCAAGAATGCCGGCTCATCATCGACAGGTGGAGCAGCTACATCGACGTCCAGTGGCGGTGGCGACACCGCCAGCGATCAGCGGGTGGCAGCTCTGAAGAATCGTGGAGGCGAGGAGAGTGATGGCAGCTCCAACCAGGCGGCGTCTCCAGTGCGTAATAGTGCGGCATCCACGACGCGAGCCGAG TGGAGAACCGATGTG TCGAAGCCGCCCGTTTCCGCCCAGGTGGCAGCGGTCAAGAAGACCCAAAGATCCGGCAGCAGTGACAGCAGTGCCTCCACCGAGAGCTCGGCAAGttcggcggcagcagcggctgtggcagccacatcctcatccacatccgcaaCTGCGGCAGCACCTGCCGCATCCAGCAGCAATTCGACGAGCCAAAATGCCAAGGCGCCCAGTTCGTCCAGGTATTCCACAGCCAGAGATACCACGGCAGTGCCGGAGAAGAAGCCCTTTGTGAGCCGCTTCCTGCCACAGCATAGCACCGCCAATGCCACCAATGGCTCGGCGGACAAGAAGAAGGCGGAGTCCAGTTCCAGCAGCGAGGAGGAGACCAGCTCGgagtccgaatccgaatcggaacCGGAGACCAAGGCGAAAAGCAGcgcggccagcagcagcaccaataCCAAGTCCACGCCCAGCAGCGCCGCCAGCTCCACCACGGCAGCCAGTAGCTCCACCACTGGTGGTGGTTCCTACCGGGATCGCCTGGAGGCGCGGCGCGCATCCCGCGATGATAGCTCATCGACGGCAGCGGGGCGCAGTAGCTATGCCACGCCCTCGAGCAGCGGCTATGGGAGTGGCAGCGGCACCACCGGCGGACGCACACGAGCGGTACCAGCGCCACATCACACGAGTGAGAGCGAGGATCGCTATGGAAGCGGCACCGGAAGCAG AATTTAA